The genomic interval TGGCGATAATTATCGCGGAGCATAACTTGATATAAAGTTAAATATTGTTTAGCCGAAACTTCTTTGAACTTCGCTTCACCTACTTTAGATGCTCTTAATTCGTCGGGGTCTATTTTAGCCATCTCTCGCAAATCTTGATCCGCGGCAAAAGCGACCAACTCACCATCTCTTTCAAACTCATGTTCATGCTCGTCTTTAAGCGCAAAACCCAAGGTTTCCATAGCTTTCATCAGTTTGTTCCAGTCTTTGTTAACAAAATTATCAGGCACTAAAACATCAATATCGTTTGCTTTGCCAAATTCGCCTATCACCCGGTTAAGCCCAAGCGAGCCATAAAGAATAGGAGTGATGCCGATTTTGTTTAGAGAACCCGCGACTTCTAAAAAAACTTCAAATTTTTTCTTATTGATAAATAGGGTCATAATGTCTTTATTGTAAAACATTAATCTAAAATTAGCCAATTCACCAAAAATAAAAACCCAGTTTTTAGCGCATAAACCCATTCACCTCCGTACTCCACCTCCTAAAAGAGGTTTTCAAGGTGCCTGCGTTAAAAACAAGGTTTTAACTAATCTATCCAATTGCTTTATACTTCACCCTATCACCTCTAAAAATTTTGTCAACCCCTCGGCTACAGCTCGGGGTTGACCTTGCCCTCGGCCATGCCATTCGGCTCTGAGGCCTGGCGGCCTCGGTCGCTCAGGCTCGAATGAGAGCTCGGGCCGAATGGAGTTTACCGAAAGGTCAAAACCTCGGGCGTGGACAATTTTCCTCCCTTAAATAACACCAAAAGCTCGCTTAAATATATTATACCATAAAATTAAATATGAAAAAGCCCAATCTGTTGAATTATAGATTGGGCTTGTTGAATTTAGCGAATCAAGGCCATCCTCCTGACTGACCCTGTCTTACCAGCTTTGAGCCGGCAAAAGTAAACTCCGCTGGCAACCGGACGATCCTCATTATCTTGGCCATCCCAAAGCACTTGGTGCCGGCCAAAACCTTGGGGCTCATCTGCTAGAACGCAAACCTCTTGTCCCAGTGAATTGTAGATGATTAGCTGAACTTCGGCTGCAGATTGAAGACAATAAGAAATAACGGTCTCCTGATTAAAAGGATTGGGCTGGTTTGGCAAAAGAACAACGGGCTGGTCTTGGAGCTTGAAGCCTTGAAGGCCCAAGATGGCAGCCATTTTGGCGCGTTCGCGGGCGCCAAAGTTAGCAGCAAAGATAGAGAAATCGCTAAAGTCCACTATACTATCAAAGTTAAGGTCACACCGCAGATCGCATGATAGACCCGCACCCCCATAATGCCGGACAAAATAAGAAAAGTCCTTTATGTCAACTACCTGGTCGTTGTTGAAATCTCCCAGAATTGTTGCCAGTTGAGCGCCAACATTATCAGGCGGGCCTAAAAGCCAAGGATAGATGCGGACATCACCATTCACCTTCTGGCTAATCTCTGGTTCTAGACTCGTCCCCCACCAATTATAACAGGCATTTACTTTGAGCCCAAAACTGGTAACACCCAACCGACCCAAAAAGGAATTGGGAGACTGGCTACCACCTATAGTTAATTGACAATCACCGCCACGGACATAAACTGCTTGCAGGCAGGATTCGTCAAACAGGTTATTAAGAATCTTGGCATTTGAGCCCTTGAGGTCAATGCCAGAAGTCTTAAAGGTATTAGCCACAATCTCTAAACCCGACCTTACACCTTGAATATAGATGGCTGAACGCGAACAGGAAGACTGCCAATTCTCTTCAGTAAACACGCAGTTTTTTACTGTAACGCCAGCCCCATAAATCTCCAGCTTACTGGTTAGTCTGAAGCCTTGCAAACTACTACCAGTGGCGCCTAGATAGTTATCTGAATCCATAAAGTCTATCCAGGCGTGTTCGCCTCCGGTTAAAATGGTCTTTGTTGGACCAGCTCCGAGCAAATGGACTG from Patescibacteria group bacterium carries:
- a CDS encoding nucleotidyltransferase family protein, translating into MTLFINKKKFEVFLEVAGSLNKIGITPILYGSLGLNRVIGEFGKANDIDVLVPDNFVNKDWNKLMKAMETLGFALKDEHEHEFERDGELVAFAADQDLREMAKIDPDELRASKVGEAKFKEVSAKQYLTLYQVMLRDNYRQEKRGGADREKIELIKKYLKTFKKMV
- a CDS encoding T9SS type A sorting domain-containing protein, whose amino-acid sequence is WAKVVPHQTSYYVSAGQGSDELGDGTRENPYASIGKAYDQVSDYRTRLEGKKITIVDTIFVGPGMYDEAFVASDPVHLLGAGPTKTILTGGEHAWIDFMDSDNYLGATGSSLQGFRLTSKLEIYGAGVTVKNCVFTEENWQSSCSRSAIYIQGVRSGLEIVANTFKTSGIDLKGSNAKILNNLFDESCLQAVYVRGGDCQLTIGGSQSPNSFLGRLGVTSFGLKVNACYNWWGTSLEPEISQKVNGDVRIYPWLLGPPDNVGAQLATILGDFNNDQVVDIKDFSYFVRHYGGAGLSCDLRCDLNFDSIVDFSDFSIFAANFGARERAKMAAILGLQGFKLQDQPVVLLPNQPNPFNQETVISYCLQSAAEVQLIIYNSLGQEVCVLADEPQGFGRHQVLWDGQDNEDRPVASGVYFCRLKAGKTGSVRRMALIR